GACCATCTGCCGGTTGGGGCCCGGATGGATGTCTGCGCTGATCAACCCATACCCGCTGGCTGGCAGGCGGTGCGCTCGACGCAGACTGCACAGCGCTGTTCGATCAGTCACATGCCCACCTCTCCGACGGTTACGGAGATCGCTCACGTCAGCTGTGTCAACCAGAGTCACTCGTCGTGCTACCCGCCATCGGGCTCGTGGATTTCGGTCTGGCCACAGAAAGCCATCGTGCCGCCAGGCCAGAGTTACGGATGGACGGACGTTTCCTACGGCTCTGGCGCAGGTGCATGCATCTGGATCCACAACACAGGCGCTCCGGCACCCACGCTGTGGACGTGCGGCGGACCGCAGGGCACGAACATCCGCTGGGATCACGTCCCCGCAGGTGGGGAAACCCGTTTCATCCTCTCGCCGAGCATGACGTCGCCTAGCCCGGAATTGGCCAGCAAGACGATCCGGGCTCCCGCCAACCCGGCGGCGTCGATTTCCGCATCGCCACTGGTGGTCAGCGTGCCGGCCGGCACCAACTTCGGGAGCACCACGATCTCCTACCAGCTTCCTGGCGCTTCCGGTGCGTGCGTATGGACCCAGAACTCGGGCGAAGCACCCAAGCTCTGGAGTTGCGGCGCTGCCTCGGCGACGCTGCAGTGGTCATATGTACCGCGGGGAGGGAGCTCGACATTCTGGTTGACCACCAGCTGGACGGCCTCAGAACCACGCCTTGCGACGGTGACTGTCACCGGTCGATGAATCGACTTCGCCGCGGAGATTTATTACATCTCACTGAATTGCGGTGACTGATGCGTGGCGGCGCCCGCTGATGAAGCGGGCGCGCGCCACGGTCGATGGGGGACGTACTCCGAGGATGCTACGTGGAGGCCATCAAGGACAACCCACGCCATCAATCGCCGTCAGTCGTTGCAGCTGCATCATGCCCGCTGGCGTAAAGGCGCTGTCGGTGCTGTTCCAGTCCACGCGGCCGTTGTTGCAGTCGGTGAAGGTGAAGGTCAGGGTTCCCCAGGGACGCCGTTCAATCGTTGCTGGATTGAAGTTTGGCGGGAAGCGACCGTTCAGAACTCGCCCTGCATTCATCACCACGCGATCACCCTGGATATTGCCAGCGCCGTTGATCCACACGGCGTTGCCGGCATTGTCGAAGGTGAACCAGAACGCCGTGGCGACGCCATTAGGCAGGATCTCCAGCTGGAAACCATGCCCGTTCTGCGCCGGGTCGTACCAGTTTCCGGTGATACCGGGCCTGATCGTGAACGATGACCCCGCTGGCGTGCCGTCGAAGCGCCCCGATACGATGCCGCGACTTGGGCCGCCGCTGCCACTGTAGGTTTCCACGCTGCCGGTGAGGCCCTGTGTCGTGATGTTGATCGCAACACTGCCGCCGCCGTTGGTGAGTGCGGCATTGGGCGTCATGCGCAGCACACGCTGGCTTCCCTGCAGCTGGAATACCAGCGTCGGTTGCGGATTGCCCAGATTCGTGGTGCTGGCGACGGAATTGGCCGGACCGAAGGTGATGGGCGGGAAGTCTCCGATATGACCGTTCGCGACCGACACGGCCCATTCGGAAAAGTGATTCGTATCGACGTCGTAAATGAAATAGCCCGAGATCGATCCGCTGTCATCGAATGAAGCATTGGACACATTCCAGCGCACGGGGCTGGCGGATGCGAAGGCGCACCAGCTCAGCAGTACCAGGCACACGAGGCGTGCCGCGCGATGGGCCAAACCTGGCTGACGCGTCGTCATGATCATCTCTCCGTGATGATGGTGCTGGCGACTGTATCAGCGTCCCGGCGGCGCACGGCGATCAGCGGTACGGCCTGGTCAGAGCGGGTTCCGGATTGTAAATCGGGCGTCAAAGCGCATCAGTGCGCCTGGCATGAATGTTGGCGAAGCACTCGGCACAGAACGTCGGTGTTGTGTGAAAGAAGGGAATGCCACGCACGCGACGAGGGCATGGATTCCACCGTGTCATCGAATTGGCTTGAGAACCCGTGCATCCGCGTTTTCGTGCTATGGGACATCGGCGACGAAGACGCGGAGCGGTAGATCCGGTGTCTCGATGTCGATATCCGGAGCGGCATCGTGGTCGGCGGCGTCGCGCCAGTCCTCTTCGACTGCGTGTCGCGCAATCTCCGATGCGTCGTCCGTCATTGTGATGGAGCGGGCAAACGGAAGCCGTCCATGTGACCGGGATATCAGGCTCATTCGCAGCTGGCGTGCTTGGCCGTCGTGCCAGCAGTAGAACCACATGGCGCCAGCTTGCAGCTGTTGCCGTCGCAGCGCGGCGACATCCGTGATGAATGTCGTCACCGTGGTGGTGCTCACGGCCTGAATTTCGTCGTCGATAGGCGAGAAACACCACAGGTTGTCATTTGCTTCACGCAGGACGTCACCAGCATCGATGACAACGGCGGGGTCGTCCTTGATCAGATCCAACCACTTGCGGACAGGCGTTTCGTCGCTGCGTGGCATCGCTTTTTCTGCTTGTCCGGGGTAGTGGATTGAATCATACGCAACGAGATCGGTGGAATGTGGTCATCCCTGTTCGGTCCGGTTGCCGTTCTTCGTTCTCGGGAATCACGGGAATTATCCGGATGTCGGGATTTGCACAGCGGCGACGGGCATTCCGGCCTGCGGACTATGAATACTTCCAGCCGCGACCACTGCCACCAGGGAAGCACGATCCGCATGAATAGCAGCGCCAGTTCCTTCGTGCGTTCACTGCGGCGCGTGAGCCGGTCACTGCGGAGGTGCGTGCCGTGCTTGTGCGGCGTGACGTTCGCCGTGGTCGCACCACTTTCCACAATAGCTGCGGACAACTACGGCACGGATCGCACGCTCATGCGGCCGCCGGGATTTTTGATCGCACCCGGAGGAATGACGTCACTCACTGGCCAGATGGCGACGAGGTTCGCGGACCGGCCGCTGATTGCCGCCACGGTGTGGACGATCGTCGCTGGCGAGTCGCCTGCGCGCACCCTGGGCCTGGACCGGAAGCAGGTGCTCGGACCCACTCGCGCCCTTGCCAGGTCTGACACCGCCGAAGGCCGCATGAAGATCGATCAGGCGTTGGAGCAGGCGCGAATGGCCGCCGACAGCGCGCGCAAGGCGGACGCATCCGGACCAGTGCGCCCGGTGCGCAAGTTCCTGTCCGGGGCGACAACGGACGGGGAGTACGTGGACTACCTGCGCGACTGGGAAGCACGCATCGGACGCGCCCACAAAGCCGTGCAGCTCGACAGCGGGGTTCGCGGCAGCGTCACCCTCACGGTGGCGATCCGTCGCGATGGCAGCGTTGAGCGTGTGGACGTGGTCCAGCCCAGCGGTCACCCCGATGTGGATGCCAGCGCGATTCGTATCGTCCATGCCGCCGCACCGTTTCAGCCCCTGAACGGACTGTCCGTGGATGTGCTGCATATCACGCGCACCTGGCAATTCCTCGCTCCGGAAGGCCCCCGTCGCCCCTGACCTCGGCCGGCCTCCCTCGGCCTGGCAAGGTATCGGAGGTCCAATCGGCCCGATCGGACGTACGGACCCGCCGGGGCGGACGACCTCAGCAGACGCCGGGCCGAGCATGACGTCACCTCACCGGAGCGCCGTCATGTCTCGTCCAGAACCCACCCGCCCCTTGGATAACCGCCTGCCCGTGGACCGGGCCACAGCCGTCGCCCGGCTCACCGGGATCGGGAAGAAGATCGCCTACGGCGCCTGGTACCTGGCCTTCGCCGCGCTCAGCGTGCAGATCGCGGAGCACGCATTTACCTTCCTGAGCCAGCGTCCAACGGGCCCGAGGGACGTTTTTGGCCTCAAGTTCGCGCTCCAGGGCATCGACGTCCCCTTGCACTTCTTCGGCGCGGGCCTGGCGCTGCTGCTGGGAATCCTGCAGGCCAGCAGCTGGGTGCGCCGCCGGTGGCCGGCATTGCACCGCATCGGCGGATGGCTGTCCGCCGCGGCGATCCTGGTGGGTGGTGTCAGCGGCCTGTCGATGTCGTTCCATGCCTACGGCGGCTGGCGGAGCGGCCTCGGTTTTTTCCTGGCTGGCGTGCTGTGGATGGCCACCGCGGCCTACGGCATTCGCTGTGCGGTGATGGGCGACTACGCCGCCCATCGGCGCTGGATGCTGCGGTGCATGGCCGTTACCTACGCCGGGGTGACGCTGCGGCTCATCCTTCCCATGAGCTTCGTTTTCAAGTTGCCGTTCGAATCCGTGTACATCTTTGCGGCGTGGGCGTGCTGGTCGGTCAACCTGATGATCTGCGAGCTGTGGCTGCGCTGGCCCGCCTGGCGCCACCAGCGACGCCTGCTGGCCGTATCACGCGCCTGACGTGGATTGCCTTGCCCGGTACGTGCTGGGTGTATCGCCAGTTTCCCGCTTGAAGACGGCGTTGAACGTGGATTTGGACGTGAAGCCGCAGGCATAGGCAATGTCGAGGATGGTGCGGCTGTCGTTCGGATCGGCGAGCAGGCGGCGCGCGGCGTGTACGCGTTGGCGGTTGATGTAGTCCCAGAAGGTGCAGCCGAAAACCCGATTGATCGTGGCGGAGACGAGGTACTCCGGGTAGCCGCTGCGTTTGGCGACCTGCGTGATGGTCAGTGCGGGCTGGAGGTACAACGCATCGTCGGTCATGAGCGTCGCCAGCCGCGCCTGCACTTCCGGGAAGCGCGGATCGTCTGTCATGGGTGCGCTGTCTGCCGGCGGTGGTGATGGCGGTGGCGCCGCTACCGGAGCCTGGATCAATCCGTAGTAGCCCAGCGCACACGTCCACGCGGTGACTAAGCCGTAGATGAGGAAGTAGTTGATGCCGGGCAGGTCGGTAACGTCGTTCAGGATGGCGATGGACCAGATCGCGATCTGCCCCACTGCCTGCACCAGCAGCCAGCGCAGCGACACGCGGTCCGCGTCGGCGCGGCGTTCTTG
This genomic stretch from Tahibacter amnicola harbors:
- a CDS encoding TonB family protein, with translation MTSLTGQMATRFADRPLIAATVWTIVAGESPARTLGLDRKQVLGPTRALARSDTAEGRMKIDQALEQARMAADSARKADASGPVRPVRKFLSGATTDGEYVDYLRDWEARIGRAHKAVQLDSGVRGSVTLTVAIRRDGSVERVDVVQPSGHPDVDASAIRIVHAAAPFQPLNGLSVDVLHITRTWQFLAPEGPRRP
- a CDS encoding helix-turn-helix transcriptional regulator; the encoded protein is MTIWIVVYAIGAAQAVLLALALARRPTNVAANRLLAGWLALVGIDLAVKASFLAAPSVTGFRAFLFVAQFPFLHASLFYLYVRTLTTTLPLSLRDGIHAMGFLGSLWLVRTTLLSDDAHLATRLQLWMDGNLPPVAAWSPLVLYGWSLTYIGAALRQVVRYRRDVQERRADADRVSLRWLLVQAVGQIAIWSIAILNDVTDLPGINYFLIYGLVTAWTCALGYYGLIQAPVAAPPPSPPPADSAPMTDDPRFPEVQARLATLMTDDALYLQPALTITQVAKRSGYPEYLVSATINRVFGCTFWDYINRQRVHAARRLLADPNDSRTILDIAYACGFTSKSTFNAVFKRETGDTPSTYRARQSTSGA
- a CDS encoding DUF2306 domain-containing protein, which encodes MSRPEPTRPLDNRLPVDRATAVARLTGIGKKIAYGAWYLAFAALSVQIAEHAFTFLSQRPTGPRDVFGLKFALQGIDVPLHFFGAGLALLLGILQASSWVRRRWPALHRIGGWLSAAAILVGGVSGLSMSFHAYGGWRSGLGFFLAGVLWMATAAYGIRCAVMGDYAAHRRWMLRCMAVTYAGVTLRLILPMSFVFKLPFESVYIFAAWACWSVNLMICELWLRWPAWRHQRRLLAVSRA